A single region of the Novosphingobium sp. SL115 genome encodes:
- the recF gene encoding DNA replication/repair protein RecF (All proteins in this family for which functions are known are DNA-binding proteins that assist the filamentation of RecA onto DNA for the initiation of recombination or recombinational repair.): MSLTRLTLRDFRNHAATRLVDMQAFNVLVGENGAGKTNVLEAISLLAPGRGLRRAQPAEMAGRDGAGGFAVAAEMEHGAVQIGTATSADAPNRRSVRINGAEGPAARLAEWLSITWLTPAMDRIFAESAGSRRRFLDRLVLARDPAHARNATRYETALRERNRLLGDPAEPDPLWLDGIEAQMAECGAAMAAARAALVADLATALERVPEQPFARPELAYASEVPLDADALRMALRDGRRRDRAAGRSLTGPHRDDLAVTLAAKNAPAADCSTGEQKAMLIAIVLAHAGLTAGERPRLLLLDEIAAHLDPLRRSALFERLAQSGAQVWMTGTEMAPFSDISGTSAVWAVRDGVAEPA, translated from the coding sequence ATGTCGCTGACCCGTCTGACCCTGCGCGATTTTCGCAATCATGCCGCGACGCGGCTGGTGGATATGCAGGCGTTCAATGTGCTGGTGGGTGAGAACGGCGCGGGCAAGACCAATGTGCTGGAGGCAATCAGCCTGCTGGCCCCCGGACGTGGACTGCGACGGGCGCAACCGGCAGAAATGGCTGGGCGTGATGGCGCCGGCGGGTTTGCCGTGGCGGCCGAGATGGAACACGGCGCGGTGCAGATTGGCACGGCCACGTCGGCCGATGCCCCCAACCGCCGTTCGGTGCGGATCAATGGCGCAGAAGGCCCCGCGGCGCGGCTGGCAGAATGGCTGTCGATCACCTGGCTGACGCCAGCCATGGACCGCATCTTTGCCGAAAGCGCAGGATCGCGGCGGCGTTTCCTTGATCGGCTGGTACTGGCGCGTGACCCTGCCCATGCCCGCAATGCCACGCGATATGAAACCGCGCTGCGCGAACGCAACCGGTTGCTGGGCGATCCGGCTGAACCCGACCCGCTGTGGCTGGACGGGATTGAGGCGCAGATGGCGGAATGCGGCGCAGCGATGGCGGCGGCGCGCGCGGCATTGGTGGCTGATCTGGCCACGGCGCTGGAACGGGTGCCCGAACAGCCCTTTGCTCGCCCTGAGCTTGCCTATGCCAGCGAAGTGCCGCTGGACGCCGATGCGTTGCGCATGGCTTTGCGCGACGGACGACGGCGGGACCGGGCCGCAGGCCGTTCGCTGACAGGCCCGCACCGCGACGATCTGGCCGTCACGCTGGCAGCCAAGAACGCCCCGGCGGCAGACTGTTCAACCGGAGAACAGAAGGCGATGCTGATCGCCATCGTGCTGGCCCATGCCGGGCTGACGGCGGGTGAGCGGCCCCGACTGTTGCTGCTGGACGAAATCGCCGCGCACCTTGATCCGCTGCGGCGTTCGGCCCTGTTTGAACGTCTGGCGCAAAGCGGCGCGCAAGTATGGATGACCGGCACGGAAATGGCCCCGTTTTCCGACATTTCCGGGACCAGCGCGGTTTGGGCGGTGCGCGATGGGGTGGCGGAACCCGCGTAG